The sequence below is a genomic window from Fusobacterium varium.
GTTTCTGGTGAATGTTGTCCATAGAAAGAATCTTTACATTGAACTACTCCCACATGATAATCTTTTCCAGATGCTTTAGCAGCTTTAACAAAAGCATTTACTACATCTAAATCAGCTACTGCTGGAAACTCTATAGGTGCATACTCTCTACTTGTACCTTCCATTCTTATAGCTCCAGTTGCTACAACTATATCTCCACCCATTATTTCTGGTTGCATTCCTCCACAAGTACCTACACGTAAAAATGTATCTGCTCCAGATTTTACTAACTCTTCCAAAGCGATTGCTGCAGAAGGTCCTCCTATACCAGTTGAAGTAACACTTACTTTTACTCCATCTAAATATCCAGTATATGTAATATACTCTCTTGAATCAGCTACTAACTCTGCATTATCAAAATATTTTGCTATTTTAGCACAACGTTTTGGATCTCCAGGTAATATAACATACTTTCCAACTTCTCCATGTCTTATTCCTATGTGATATTGAACTCCATCTTCTGCGTATTTCATAAATTATACCTCCAGATTTTTGTCTAACTTGTCTAATTAATTGTCTATAATTTATATTATCATCTTTAACCTAATACTGTCAATATTTTTCTTACTCTTTTACCAATAATTTTGCTCTTAAAATGTACAAAATTTTCTACTTTTGTAAAAGATTATATCCCTCTTATTTTCAGAAAAAATATATTTTTTAAGATAATAGTTGTCTAAATTTTTATAAAATTATGTGGTTTTTATATGATTAATTTTAGTTTTATATATGTTAATTCTGATCATATCATCTTTTATTTATACTTTACTTGACAAATTTTGTTTAGTTTTATATTGACAAATTTTTCAAAAAGTGATAGTATGAAAATATAATAAAAAGAAAAAAAATGTAATTTTGTACTCATTATAAAAATCTTTGATTAGTGGAACAATAAGGAGGCAGGAATATGTTATTTAAGACAACAGAACAACATGAAGCTTTACGTGCAAAAGTGAGAGAATTTGCAGAAACAGAAGTAAAACCTATAGCTTTTATGCTTGATCAACAAAATGAATTCCCTACAGAGGCTATTAAAAAGTTTGGTGAAATGGGAATGATGGGACTACCTTATCCAAAAGAATATGGTGGAGCTGGGCTTGATACTTTAAGTTATGCTATTGCTGTTGAAGAACTTTCAAGAGTTGATGGAGGAACTGGAGTTATTCTTTCTGCCCATGTATCTCTTGGATCATATCCTATTTATGCTTTTGGTACTGAAGAACAAAAACAAAAATATCTTGTTCCTCTAGCTAAAGGAGAAAAACTTGGTGCTTTTGGATTAACAGAACCAAATGCTGGTAGTGATGCTGGTGGTACTGAAACAACTGCTGTTTTAGAAGGAGATCATTATATCCTTAATGGTGGAAAAATATTTATAACTAATGCTGACAAAGCTGATACATATGTAATTTTTGCTGTAACTACTCCTGATATTGGAACAAGAGGAATAAGTGCTTTTATAGTTGAAAAAGGTTGGGAAGGATTTACATTTGGTACTCACTATGACAAAATGGGTATTCGTTCTTCTTCAACTGCTGAATTAGTATTTAATAATGTTAAAGTTCCTAA
It includes:
- the udp gene encoding uridine phosphorylase codes for the protein MKYAEDGVQYHIGIRHGEVGKYVILPGDPKRCAKIAKYFDNAELVADSREYITYTGYLDGVKVSVTSTGIGGPSAAIALEELVKSGADTFLRVGTCGGMQPEIMGGDIVVATGAIRMEGTSREYAPIEFPAVADLDVVNAFVKAAKASGKDYHVGVVQCKDSFYGQHSPETKPVSYELLNKWEAWKRLGCKASEMESAALFVVGSHLRVRVGSAFLVVANQEREKLGLENPVVHDTDAAIRVTIEAIRNLIKADSEEKK